A genomic stretch from Desulfotignum balticum DSM 7044 includes:
- a CDS encoding MurR/RpiR family transcriptional regulator has translation MNDIASHPVIDDISSKLDTLTPKAQALGNYIMINPAKVVFMTTKELAEACEVSEATVVRFVATLGYKGYSDFQDALKDFINTGLSLPDRVNLKGIDEPGLDRLHRGILEELNNLKFLYENIDVERMNQFITHMDTSPFIYVTGSRLSYTFAYYLGWSLTKVRKGIQILKGSDSTAMDMLANAPAQSLVILTATTRYPNELIKLSKMIRRCGHTLLVLTDSSISPVIPFAHLSLVVPSKSIPFIGNVSGMLAVIQYMVQELAHRKGQALRTYQEQLEQVYLENDLLFNIDPK, from the coding sequence ATGAATGACATAGCATCACACCCGGTGATCGATGATATTTCCAGCAAACTGGATACATTGACCCCCAAAGCCCAGGCCCTGGGCAACTATATTATGATCAATCCGGCCAAGGTGGTATTCATGACCACCAAGGAACTGGCCGAAGCCTGCGAAGTCAGTGAAGCCACGGTGGTGCGGTTTGTGGCGACCCTGGGATACAAAGGATACTCGGATTTCCAGGATGCGCTCAAGGATTTCATCAACACCGGGTTGAGCCTGCCGGACCGGGTCAACCTCAAAGGCATTGACGAACCCGGACTGGACCGGCTTCACCGGGGAATTTTAGAAGAACTCAACAACCTCAAGTTTCTGTATGAAAACATTGATGTGGAACGTATGAACCAGTTCATCACCCACATGGACACCAGTCCCTTTATTTATGTCACCGGCTCCCGCCTGTCCTACACCTTCGCCTATTACTTAGGCTGGTCGTTGACCAAGGTGCGCAAGGGGATCCAGATTCTGAAAGGCAGCGATTCCACGGCCATGGACATGCTGGCCAATGCCCCGGCCCAGAGCCTAGTGATCCTCACTGCCACCACCCGGTATCCCAATGAACTGATCAAGCTGAGCAAGATGATCCGGCGGTGCGGCCACACCTTGCTGGTGCTCACCGACTCCAGCATCTCCCCGGTGATTCCCTTTGCCCATCTGTCCCTGGTGGTGCCGTCCAAGTCCATTCCCTTTATCGGCAATGTGTCCGGCATGCTGGCGGTGATCCAGTACATGGTTCAGGAGTTGGCCCACCGCAAAGGGCAGGCGTTGCGGACCTATCAGGAACAGCTGGAACAGGTGTATCTGGAAAATGACCTGCTGTTCAACATCGATCCCAAATAA
- a CDS encoding FAD-dependent oxidoreductase → MMNRFNHLPTLKIDTSEKIPFTYKGKQYYGTKGDTVATALYANGVRIYARSLKYHRPRGLYSMDGECSNTMMEINGVPNVRTETTLLKPGMVIKEQNVKGSAENDLMGFIDKMDWAMPAGFYYDTMHKPAKIWPVAMKQIRKAAGIGKLSPDHHMPGKYDEIFPTCDVCVIGGGPAGMTAALAAAEKGLRVILMEARPWLGGQFDYRTSEYANRQTCHERAVQLAKEVEKTDNIRVFTHTANVGAYNNNLITGFQVGTEKDSFTERYIEIRANSVVVATGCIERPLLFENNERPGVMQAGCALRLANTYGMLPGKTGVFSIGHDLGLEAAVALHDLGMAIPMIADIREDGQNPALLKAVTDRKITLLKGWVATEVHGRKQVKKVTLKSLDGTAEKTFDCDVLVASAGFTPLTGPLVVNQAKLKYDAHTNFFLPTDLPKKMHAAGRLLGYEDGLSIEASGHLAGLKAAYDCENCSIADLGEAKKAMESKPGPARGTKLVMAPVKGRKTFICFDEDTSIKNVKQSIDKGFDVPELIKRFSGAGLGPGQAGIPGHNLPLFTAKYQALPDIKIRPTTVRPPLVPTLIATYAGTNHTMLKRTPIDDLQRKDGGIFRNIGVWQRARYFSKDFSSRKEIENVRNNVGMLDGSTLGKFRIHGPDALNALQRVYVSDLSKIKEGRVKYTAMCNDDGCVIDDGVVIKLGENDYYFSTSTGRAGQTVEWIRYHTRYDNWDFSLVNLTDAMGVINLSGPNARKVLEKVVDIDVSNEAFGFSEYKEFKVADTIPVKAMRLGFVGELSYELHVPSSYMKSLWLILNEAGKEFKIQNFGVEAQNVLRMEKCHVILGQESEQRTNLLDIGLGFLWSRKKTGYKTVGVAALAQAEKDNTRLKLVGFKMENNGRAPRDGALIVDDRVRGHVCTARNSFSLNEAVGMALVEGDMSKVGTRLAFYEDECNGELIYGTVVETPFYDPAGQRMKM, encoded by the coding sequence ATGATGAACAGATTCAATCATCTGCCCACATTGAAAATAGATACCAGTGAGAAAATTCCCTTCACATACAAGGGGAAGCAGTATTACGGCACCAAAGGAGATACCGTTGCCACAGCCCTGTATGCCAATGGGGTCAGAATCTATGCCAGAAGCCTGAAATATCATCGTCCCAGAGGACTTTACAGCATGGATGGAGAATGCTCCAACACCATGATGGAAATCAACGGGGTCCCCAATGTCCGCACTGAAACCACATTGCTCAAGCCCGGTATGGTGATCAAAGAGCAGAACGTCAAAGGCTCGGCGGAAAACGATCTGATGGGATTCATCGACAAGATGGACTGGGCCATGCCTGCGGGTTTCTATTATGACACCATGCACAAGCCCGCCAAAATCTGGCCCGTGGCCATGAAACAGATCCGGAAAGCCGCCGGGATCGGCAAGCTGTCTCCGGATCATCACATGCCCGGTAAATATGATGAAATTTTTCCCACCTGCGATGTATGTGTCATCGGCGGGGGTCCCGCCGGCATGACAGCGGCCCTGGCGGCGGCTGAAAAAGGGCTGCGGGTAATTCTCATGGAAGCCCGGCCCTGGCTGGGGGGACAGTTTGATTACCGCACATCCGAGTATGCCAATCGCCAGACCTGCCACGAACGGGCGGTTCAGCTGGCAAAAGAAGTGGAAAAAACCGATAATATCCGGGTGTTCACCCACACCGCCAATGTCGGGGCATACAACAACAACCTGATTACCGGATTTCAGGTGGGCACGGAAAAAGACAGTTTCACGGAACGCTACATTGAAATCCGGGCCAACAGTGTGGTGGTGGCCACGGGATGCATTGAGCGGCCCCTGCTGTTTGAAAACAACGAACGTCCGGGCGTGATGCAGGCGGGATGCGCCCTGCGCCTGGCCAACACCTATGGGATGCTGCCCGGCAAAACCGGGGTGTTTTCCATCGGCCACGACCTGGGACTGGAAGCGGCCGTGGCCCTTCATGACTTAGGCATGGCCATTCCCATGATTGCCGATATCCGGGAAGACGGCCAGAATCCGGCCCTGCTCAAGGCCGTGACGGACCGGAAAATCACCCTTCTTAAAGGATGGGTGGCCACGGAAGTCCATGGCCGTAAACAGGTGAAAAAAGTCACCCTTAAAAGTCTGGACGGTACGGCGGAAAAAACCTTTGACTGTGACGTGCTGGTGGCGTCTGCCGGATTCACCCCGTTGACCGGCCCCCTGGTGGTCAACCAGGCCAAACTCAAATATGATGCCCACACCAATTTTTTCCTGCCCACGGACCTGCCCAAAAAAATGCATGCGGCCGGCCGCCTGCTGGGATATGAAGACGGGCTGTCCATTGAAGCCTCCGGTCATCTGGCCGGTCTCAAAGCGGCTTATGACTGTGAAAACTGCTCCATTGCCGATCTGGGAGAGGCCAAAAAAGCCATGGAATCCAAACCGGGCCCGGCCCGGGGCACCAAGCTGGTCATGGCACCGGTCAAGGGAAGAAAAACCTTTATCTGTTTTGATGAAGACACCAGCATTAAAAACGTCAAACAATCCATTGACAAGGGATTTGACGTGCCGGAACTGATCAAGCGGTTCTCCGGTGCGGGGCTTGGACCCGGCCAGGCCGGAATTCCCGGTCACAACCTGCCGCTGTTCACAGCCAAATATCAGGCCCTGCCGGATATCAAGATCCGGCCCACCACGGTGCGGCCGCCTCTGGTGCCGACTTTGATCGCCACCTATGCCGGTACCAACCACACCATGCTGAAGAGAACGCCCATCGATGACTTGCAGCGCAAAGACGGCGGGATCTTCAGAAACATCGGTGTGTGGCAGCGGGCCAGGTATTTTTCCAAGGATTTTTCTTCCAGAAAAGAGATTGAAAATGTCCGGAACAACGTGGGCATGCTGGACGGTTCCACTCTGGGAAAATTCAGGATTCACGGACCTGATGCATTGAACGCGTTGCAGCGGGTGTATGTGTCGGATCTGTCCAAAATCAAGGAAGGCCGGGTCAAATATACGGCCATGTGCAATGATGACGGATGTGTCATCGATGACGGCGTGGTCATCAAGCTGGGAGAAAACGATTATTATTTCTCCACCTCCACAGGCCGGGCCGGCCAGACCGTGGAATGGATCCGGTATCATACCCGGTATGACAACTGGGACTTTTCTCTGGTAAACCTCACGGATGCCATGGGCGTCATCAACCTGTCCGGGCCCAACGCCAGAAAGGTGCTGGAAAAAGTGGTGGACATCGATGTGTCCAACGAAGCGTTCGGATTCAGTGAATACAAGGAATTCAAAGTGGCGGATACCATTCCGGTGAAAGCCATGCGCTTAGGGTTTGTGGGTGAGTTGTCCTATGAGCTGCACGTACCCTCTTCCTATATGAAATCGTTGTGGCTGATTCTTAACGAAGCCGGCAAAGAGTTCAAGATCCAGAATTTCGGTGTGGAAGCCCAGAACGTGCTGCGTATGGAAAAATGCCATGTCATCCTCGGCCAGGAATCGGAACAGCGGACCAATCTGCTGGATATCGGCCTGGGATTTCTCTGGTCCCGGAAAAAAACCGGGTATAAAACCGTGGGTGTGGCGGCCCTGGCCCAGGCGGAAAAAGACAATACCCGCCTGAAACTGGTGGGGTTCAAGATGGAAAACAATGGCCGGGCCCCCAGAGACGGCGCTTTGATTGTGGATGACCGGGTCCGGGGCCATGTGTGTACGGCCAGAAACAGTTTTTCACTCAACGAAGCTGTGGGTATGGCCCTGGTGGAAGGTGACATGAGCAAGGTCGGCACCCGGCTGGCATTTTATGAAGATGAATGCAACGGCGAGCTGATTTACGGGACGGTGGTGGAAACCCCGTTCTACGATCCTGCCGGACAACGCATGAAAATGTAA
- a CDS encoding sarcosine oxidase subunit gamma SoxG, protein MKDIKRYSPVEFKVTPLKTENRDHWDVVMEYHNEGDGPWLVDLCHRTRLDLQTGNLDAKKPFGITIPATPGQSVLENGLLVNRMNRIQSSIYHLAGDAIEMPGETEYTDVTESTVFLAIMGGSVFSICEKLSALDFMDKNRETPFLYQGPFSHVPCQIVTLSRDKEKSGVVLTCSRGYAKDMVDAILHAGEEFGLKPAGEKRVTDWINSL, encoded by the coding sequence ATGAAAGACATTAAAAGATACTCACCCGTGGAGTTCAAGGTAACACCGCTCAAAACCGAAAACCGGGACCACTGGGATGTGGTCATGGAATACCACAACGAAGGCGACGGCCCCTGGCTGGTGGACCTGTGCCACCGGACCCGGCTGGACCTTCAGACCGGGAACCTGGATGCCAAAAAACCGTTCGGCATCACCATTCCCGCCACTCCCGGACAGTCCGTGCTGGAAAACGGGTTGCTTGTCAACCGCATGAACCGGATCCAGAGTTCCATTTATCATCTGGCAGGGGATGCCATTGAGATGCCCGGAGAAACCGAATACACGGATGTGACGGAATCCACGGTGTTTCTGGCCATCATGGGCGGGTCCGTGTTTTCCATCTGTGAAAAACTCTCAGCCCTGGATTTTATGGACAAGAACCGGGAAACCCCGTTCCTGTATCAGGGACCGTTTTCCCATGTGCCCTGCCAGATCGTGACGTTGAGCCGGGATAAAGAAAAATCCGGCGTGGTGCTCACCTGTTCCAGGGGATATGCCAAAGACATGGTGGATGCCATTCTCCATGCAGGCGAAGAGTTCGGCCTTAAACCGGCCGGTGAAAAACGCGTCACCGACTGGATCAACAGTTTATAA
- a CDS encoding FAD-dependent oxidoreductase: MFFKSKPMWGKKTKLKSSYDVVLIGGGLHSLATAYYLAKEHGITDVAIIEKNYIGYGGAGRNTAIVRANQRTQYNVPLYKEALDLWPVLTKELDYNLMFNNCGNLNLMHSEAAMNAARMTIATAQFHGVESHLIDAKEAKELVPALNISEDITFPIHGAMFHPPGGVVRHDAVVWGLAKGAAKMGVEIHQQTEATGISTKNGKVTAVVTDKGIINTKQVLISAGGYSASLIHGFLGIKLPISVLTIQAMVTQPLKPILDHVVSSGAYHCYANQTLKGEIATGAHMDQWPNYTTLNTAHYIKHQAEALSEFLPALRGVRFMRIWGGLADMTPDMAPIMDGNEQVEGFFMDCGWGYFGFKSCSAVGRHMASFMATNTCPDILKPFALKRYQEHKLMGETAALVSYTPDN; the protein is encoded by the coding sequence ATGTTTTTTAAAAGCAAACCCATGTGGGGCAAAAAAACCAAGCTAAAATCAAGTTATGATGTGGTTCTCATTGGCGGCGGACTTCACAGTCTGGCCACCGCGTATTATCTGGCCAAAGAGCATGGCATCACCGATGTGGCGATCATAGAGAAAAACTATATCGGATACGGTGGCGCCGGCAGGAACACGGCCATTGTGCGCGCCAATCAGCGGACCCAGTACAATGTGCCGCTTTACAAGGAGGCTCTGGATCTGTGGCCGGTTCTCACCAAGGAACTGGATTACAACCTGATGTTCAACAACTGCGGCAACCTCAACCTGATGCATTCCGAAGCCGCCATGAACGCAGCCCGCATGACCATTGCCACGGCCCAGTTCCATGGGGTGGAATCCCATCTCATCGATGCCAAGGAAGCCAAGGAACTGGTGCCGGCATTGAACATTTCCGAGGACATCACCTTTCCCATCCACGGGGCCATGTTTCATCCCCCCGGAGGTGTGGTCCGCCATGATGCCGTGGTCTGGGGTCTGGCCAAAGGGGCAGCCAAAATGGGCGTGGAAATCCACCAGCAGACCGAAGCCACGGGCATCAGCACCAAAAACGGCAAAGTCACGGCCGTGGTCACGGACAAGGGAATCATCAACACCAAACAGGTGCTGATTTCCGCCGGCGGGTATTCCGCTTCCCTGATCCATGGATTTTTAGGCATCAAACTGCCTATCTCCGTTCTGACCATCCAGGCCATGGTGACCCAGCCACTGAAACCGATTCTGGATCATGTGGTGTCCTCCGGGGCCTATCACTGCTATGCCAACCAGACCCTGAAGGGGGAAATCGCCACGGGCGCCCATATGGACCAGTGGCCCAACTACACCACCTTGAACACGGCCCACTATATCAAGCATCAGGCCGAGGCATTATCTGAATTTCTGCCGGCCCTGCGCGGGGTGCGATTCATGCGGATCTGGGGCGGACTGGCGGACATGACCCCTGACATGGCACCCATCATGGACGGCAATGAGCAGGTGGAAGGATTTTTCATGGATTGCGGCTGGGGATATTTCGGATTTAAATCCTGCTCTGCCGTGGGTCGTCACATGGCCAGCTTCATGGCCACCAACACCTGTCCTGACATACTTAAACCCTTTGCGTTGAAACGGTACCAGGAGCACAAGCTCATGGGTGAAACGGCGGCGTTGGTCAGCTACACCCCGGACAATTAA
- a CDS encoding sarcosine oxidase subunit delta, whose product MALTITCPVCGKRNGYEFRYGGEEKGPRPDEKDLTPESWCDYVHMNKCVAGVQQEWWFHRDGCGSWFTIFRDTTTNLEKETPEAKE is encoded by the coding sequence ATGGCGTTAACAATTACATGTCCGGTCTGCGGAAAAAGAAACGGATATGAGTTCCGTTACGGCGGAGAGGAAAAAGGTCCCAGACCTGATGAAAAAGATCTGACCCCTGAAAGCTGGTGCGATTATGTCCACATGAACAAATGCGTGGCAGGCGTGCAGCAGGAATGGTGGTTTCACCGGGATGGATGCGGTTCATGGTTTACCATCTTCCGGGATACGACGACAAACCTTGAAAAGGAAACACCGGAGGCAAAAGAATGA